The genomic stretch TTATCAATCCTTGCCTTTCTTGCCCAGGAATTCAGATCTGCCAGTttatctgtctcttctcttcagtCACTTAGTTGACCTGACTCACTTTGCTATAGCCTTCAGCAGTTCTCTCCACAGATAGGTAAAAGGACCCCTCCTCAGTAGTCCCATTATGCCAAGATATGTACTTGTGGTATCATTATGGACTTTAGCACACTGCACTGTCTGATTGGCTCTACCCTTCAGTGAGTCACAGATCCAGTCCATCTGGCTCTCTGTGCTTTACCACTTTGGAAGTCCTACAGTCAAAAGAACCAGAATGATCTTTAGGGTAAGTTACTgtcactcttttttctttttgagggaaTATAGAAAGTagttgaggcaaggtctcatctcatactgtagcccaggctgggtttGATCTTCCtggatacatacatgcatgagcTGCAATGTCCATCACAGATATTCCCCATCACATTTAGAATCCACTCCTTAGCTTACTTGAGGGACTTTGGGTCCCTAACTGCCATTTTCCTTTATGCTCTAGTGGCATGACCTCCTTCATGTTTCCTGCCTAGAAGCCCCTTACTTCCTGCGATGGCTTGAATGAGAATAGATCccatatgctcatatatttgaatgcgtGGTCCtaagttggtggaactgtttggaaggatcaggaggtgtggccttatcaGAGGCCCCAGGGATGGGATTGGAATTTTCTAAAACCCACACCATTCCCACTTGGGTGTCTTATCTCATGCCTGTGgatcagatataagctctcagctctGTTCCAGGGCCATTCTTGCCAGCTGCCAAGCAGGTGATGAACTAATCTGGAACCATGAGCTTCaacttaaattcttttttctagCCTTGGGTGCTGGTGATACACAATAGATCGAATTACTCTCATTTTACATATGCAAAAATAGACCCAGTCTCTTTTCCCTCAGGACTTCCCTGAAAAACCTACTCAGAACACTGCTCCAACCCGGCAAGTACCTGATTTCTGTTTATTGGGCTTTTCTTCTAGAATCAAGTGCATAAACacaaaggtttatttttcttcactCCAATGCCTCCAAAGGCCAACCTGGCATATGTTTTTCATTGCTACcaaaataatgaatgaaagtAGTTATCAGTCTTGCCTACTAAGTTTCAGTTTCCTGAGAGTGGAGCCAGCCCTGTGTCAAATGCccaataaacaaatatttgagCTAACTTATCAAATATTGAGCTAACTTATCAAAGGAGGAACGGTGCCCCAGAATAAGTAAAAAAcgcaaatattttaatgtttatttttattctatatatcCAGCTCTTGAAGAAAATGACTTATGGATTAGACATAGTCCTTCATGATTATACCTCATCAATACCTCAGAACACACAAGAACACTGTGAGTTAATgactacaattaaaaaaaaaaaaaaaaaaagggaaattcAGCATAATTCACAAAAATTCAAGAGGAAATTTTAGGACCTTGATCAGAAGCTTCCATTAAGTGCTGGTGCTATGTGCTACTTCATTTCACCAAGTACTAGCGCTACGTGCTACTACTTCACTGTAGACCAAGGTTCAGGGCAGGCTAAGGGAAAGAATGCTTACCCTCTAAGGATATGATCCAAGAAATGGGGGCCAAGCACTCGGGGAGAATTGGTTAGCCATCAAGAAGTCCCTAGTAAGGGCAGCTATGGAAGCAGCTAGCCACCTTTGGAGAGCCTGAACCTGTCTTAAAATTACAAAGCCTGTGGAGCAGTACTTATAAACATAAGCATAATGAGGTTTTGCCATTCTATAAATAATCTTCAAGGCATTGGAAGGATTCCAGCTGGGGCTCTTTTTTGGCCTGAAAATCTTCAGGTAATTGCAGACATAGGATGGCCTACTGATGGACCTTCTCAAAGTACTCTTTGGAAGCTGTTGGACTTGGCTTgatctgaaaattaaaaataaataaataaataaataaataaaaataaatcttttaggaGGAACTTCATAATAGTAGTCTCAAAGGTGAGCTCAAAgattctagttttttgtttgtttgttttattttttaagacagggtatctttgtgtaatagccctggctgtcctgaaacttactttgtagaccaggctagactcaaactcaaaaatgattcactgcctcttcctctagataaaaggtgtgtgctaccatatcTGGCCCAAGCTCCCAGTCTTAAACTAAAATTTCCTCATTTTTGAAGATTAGCCTATTTTGTTCAAAACATATAGATAAAAATTAACTACCAGCCTCAGTAGAAACTGTCCATCTAAGTGTAACCAACCCACACTCAGCCAGCACCTCTTGGTAGATTACCCTTGAGCAAAGACCTGGAGTTGGGGTGTGGTGCTCTAAGGAAAACAACATACCGTAGGGGACTCTGGTGTCCAGTTGGCTGGGCAGACTTCTCCATGGGTCTCCACAAACTGGAACGCCTTTACCAAACGGAGTGTTTCTTCCACACTGCGGCCCACCGGAAGGTCGTTGACACTCAGGTGCTTGACGACACCATTAGGGTCAATAATGAAGAGACCTCTGCACAGAATTTATCCTCATTAACAGGACTAGCGTCAACaactcatttctttccttttatgtcTTTATTCTCCTATTAGTAAATTCATCAAGTTGTCAAAGGCTTTAAAATGGGAGTTTTAGGGATTGAAGAGACTACTTAGCAATTAATAGTTTGTACTGTGTCtatccagaggacctgagttcagttcataGAACCCATTGGAAGGGAACCCactcaactgcctgtaactcctgctccaagggatctgacatccttttaTAGCCTCCAAGGGCGAGTACTCGAATGTACATAATTTTATAGagttacacacacataattaaaaataaatcttagaaaaagaaaaaccaacctgaaattaacattataaaaaaCTTTATCAACTTTTAGTAATGACAGATGCTCTAATACAAGGTCACCATGGAAAGCATACATTATGGGGAACATTGAAAAATTTATGTTATCCCAATTACATTATCCCAATGTGATATATGATACCTAAAAAGAATGAACTAGAGACAGTAAAGATTTTTACACAGTGATCTAGTATACATTCTTTGGACTTCTATATCAGACTCTGGTAATGTGATCACATATATGTAAAAAGGAGAGATTGAAGTTGCatccaataaatatttaaaacttcctttaaaaaatatttctatttatgtgtgtttgttgcgtatgcatgcatgcaaatacccagagtccagaagaaggtgctggactctctggagctagagttacaggtggctgtaaaATCAAactctaggggctggtgagatggctcagcggttaagagcactgactgttcttctgaaggtcctgagttcaaatcccagcaaccacatggtggctcacaaccatccgtaatgagatctgatgccttcttctggagtgtatgaagacagctacagtgtacttacatgtaataaataaataaataaatcttaaaaaaaaaaaaatcaaactctaatCCTCTGTAACACCAGTGAGCActcataactgctgagtcatctttatAGCACCTCACAATCccttttggtttttcctttgagacacGGTCTTTCTACATAGTCCTAGCACTactacatagaccaagctggcctagaactcataaatCTACCTCTCCCATCCAGTGTATACggtactggagactgaacccaaggcttctTGCATGCTAGGTAAAAGCTGTGAGCATACTCTGTCCTGTtttccaattgtgtgtgtgtgtgtgtgtgtgtgtgtttttaaaaagatttatttattagtatacataagtacactgtagctatcttcaaacacaccataagagggcatcagatctcattgtgggtggttgtgagccaccatgtggttgctgggatttgaactcatgaccttcggaagagcagtcagtgctctcacctgctgagccatctcaccagcctatcTTTTCCAATTGTTAAAGCAGCTGttgaaatgaaaactaaattctcaaatataaaaatgaagaggaagaggaggaggaggaagaccagggaggagggagaaaagatggaaagagaacaaGATGACTTAAGGTAAGAATCACGAAAGCATGCCATTAGGGCTGGCCAACTGGAGTTATGAGATGTCCAGATGGAACATGGAAGATACAACGAAGGGTTATTGATGGGGAAGTAATTTCTAATGGCTTAGAGGGTAAATATCTGCCCAGGTCTAGTGCTATAAAGggcttattaaaaatataaaggttgtgtgtcttttatctgggaactgaatgatcaagaCAGTATAGAAACCCTGAATCGAGAGTAAATAATTACTACAAGTTCCTGGAGTacagaccagctgagacatccagcatCATGGACCAAACAACTACAGTATTCTTGGACCTATCATtagtagacagccattgttaagACTAGTTGGACCACAGCCTATAAGCTATTCTAATAAATCTATGTAtataaataccacacacacacacacacacacacacacacacacacacacaccgtctcaaaaatcaaaactatcAACAAAGATCCAAACCTATACTTCTTCCAGAGTTTTACCAAAACTGACAAATGCTTTACTAGAGTCtttataaatctttaagaaacaaGATGACACTAAAATATGCAAAGCCATCCCATCTCTAAGAACAGCTCTTACCTGAGTGCAATGCCAGCACTTTCCAACAGCACACCGTAGTCTCGAGATATCTGCTTAGTTATATCCGACAACAGCGTGATGTTCATGTGGCCCAAACCACCATTCTAATAAAAAGGCAAACAGGACTGTTTTTCTCGGGTGGTCCAACAGGGTCTGAACCATGTACCAATGTTTAAAACCAACAAGTAACAATAAATGCACACAAGGAAATTATGTTTAACTTAATTTCCTCTTACTTTATTTTACGTGtttgagtgttttacctgcatgtaagTGCACCATAAACATGCAGTGTTTAAGAAGACTGGGAAACAGTATGTGAtccactgaaactggagttaaagacagttgtaagctgctatgtAGATGTTGGTAATTAAGCCTGGGTCCTCTTAAAAAATAGCagtgttgggctggtgagatggctcagtgggtaagagcactgactcctcttccgaaggtcctgaattcaaatcccatcaaccacatggtggctcacaaccatccgtagtgagatatgacgccttcttctggtgtgtctgaagacagctacaatgtacttacgtataataataaataaaatcttaaaaaaaatagcagtgttcttaactgatgagtcatctttccagtatATATTATCTTGTATTAGttgttgtgtgcatgtttgtgtttgtgtgtgtgtgcttatgcacaCTCAAATGAGGCAGTGTACATGTATGGATGTGAGAGGACAACTCTATGGAGTTCTTTCCATTCTATGTGGGCTCCAGTGacagactcaggttgtcaggtttgccCAGCAAGTACTTTTACTGTTGACTAACTTCAATGGCCCATCTccatcattttaaagatgaggaaactaaAGCTCAAAAGGCTAGCTggacggtggtggcgcatgcctttaatcccagcacttgggaggcagaggcaggcggatttctgaggtcgaggccagcctgNNNNNNNNNNNNNNNNNNNNNNNNNNNNNNNNNNNNNNNNNNNNNNNNNNNNNNNNNNNNNNNNNNNNNNNNNNNNNNNNNNNNNNNNNNNNNNNNNNNNNNNNNNNNNNNNNNNNNNNNNNNNNNNNaaaaaaaaaaaaaaaaaaacaaccaaaccaaaaaaacccaaaccaaaccaaaccaaacaaaaaaggctAAGTACTTTTCTTCAGGCCATTGCTAGAAAGAGACTGGTTGACCtcatcttttgaggcagggtctgtctcATGTAGCCAGACTAGACTCTAACTTTTTATATAGCCAATGATGATCTTGAACATCTATCTTCCTGCTGCAacttctggaatgctgggatcatAGTCTATGCTTACCCATCCAGTGTATACTGTACTAGagactgaacccaaggcttctTGCATGCTAGGAAAAAGCTGTAAGACTCTGCCCTCTTTTCCAATTGTTAAAGCAGCTGttgaaatgaaaactaaattctcaaatataaaaatgaagaaagtaaagTATTCAAGTCACCATTGTTAGCCCTGGAACATACCTAgtgaaattttgaattttttcttccTTAGCAGATTGGTAGACATCAAAAAGAACAGTATAGCCAATTATTAAGGGTTCAAACTGCAGGCCCAAGAGGAGGCGCTAGATGGCAGCCACGCCACTTGTCCCACTAAGCCTATCTCCATTACTTGGAAGATATATATGGAATGAGCAGTAAAGATACACACAACATCCAGGGAGTTGTTACTACCATAGCTTACAAACTGCTGACAGGAGAGGATCTACAAAGAGCCTACTTCAGGAGGATATGGCTCACCTGGTACAGGTACAGTATTTGATCCCCAGCAAGGCATGAGCCAGGTTCTggaaggtggaggctggaggatcagaagtcaTCTGAGCTAATACACCCTAACCTTGAGCCCGGAATACATGAGATTCTgtttttgaaaggaagaaaggagggaaggcaAATGTTCCCTTCAGACTGTCTATGTTTTGACAACCTCAAGACTTTGTATTAAATCTCTCTTGTTAGTGCAGGGGGGCAGAGGTTGCTGGGGAATAAGCAAGAGACACTCCCACAAAGCTAAAAAAAATTTTGAATGTCAtcatcaccaaaaaaaaaaaaaaaaaagactcaagaaAGAGTACTGAATAGCTTGATTTGATCCATGCACAATGCACACATGTATCAAAACATCACATTGTAtcccataaatatatacaatgtttTTATTGTGTGGTCAGTATTATTTGTGAAGTAGAAGtgaaatcaaaaaataaaataaaaccaaggaaaGGCGACTGTCACCCAACCTACCTTTCTTGGTGTGTTGATCCAGGCAAGATGACTGAAGTGGGAATCCACTGAAACTGCAACTACTTCACAGTTTACGTCATGAAATTCGTTGGCTTTGTCACTGAAAGCAACAATTTCTGTAGGACACACAAATGTgcttgaggggggaaaaaaagaaagtttcattagatcatataaaaacaaaaacttacaaCAGTTAGTAGTCTAAAAACTAAATTGATTTGCTTAGGGGTGAAAGACATGAAATAGGCTGGgtgtgctgggtgtggtagcatacacctttaatcctagaactctgaaggtagaagcaggaggatctccgtgagttcagaccagcctggtctacatatggagACCAtgacccccatccccccacccccccaaaaaaagaaaaagcaagctttgttctgggcgtggtggtgtctacttttaatccaagcactggggaggcagagacaagctgatctctgtcagttcaaggccagcctggtctacactgagtTCCAAAACATCTGTAAAGAAAATCTTGCCTCAGGtaaacaaacgaatgaatgaatgaatgagactgTGAAGCATGTATAAAGAGTTAAAAGAAAGCCTGTACTTTTAAATAAAGTAACTTTATgaaaaactcattttattttttttatgtatgagttacactgttgctgtcttcaaatacaccagaagagggcatcctgatacagatggttgtgagccactatgaaattgaactcagaatctctggaagagcagtcagtgctcttaacttctgagccattctCTTTCTCCagccacaaaataataataatgatgacgatgatgatgataataatttcTTATATTACTTCTACCCAGACTGCTGTAAAGTTTAGACTGGCTTAGGGAACCATTTATCAAAAGTATGTGAGAcagaactgtattaaagactGATAGTATAATCTagtaagagtgcttgcctagtatgcacagggcccagggtttgatccccaggaccaccAGAAAAACTGACAGAACCATACTAAAACTCCTCCATTAAAAGGGCTGGtcagtgctggcacatgcctttaatcccagcacttgggaggcagaggcaagcggatttctgagtttgaggccagcctggtctacagagtgagttccaggacagccagggctatacagagaaaccctgtctcaaaaagaaaaaacaaacaaacaaacgggaaaaaaaaggaagaatgtttCCTCCCACTATGGTTATATGAGGTACAGATGGCCAAGGACAGtggacaaaaattaaaaagaatcttcCTCTCCACTAAAAGAAGAATTTCAGCGTGGGTTAAAGATCAATACCAGCTCTCAGAGGGACATGAAAATATTATAGAATCAAACTTACAAATCCAAAGGGTAGAAGAAAAGCACCAAGTATTTTCCCTTAAAGTCGTCGAGACTCAGCTCTTTGAACTCTCCATTGACAACAGCAGTACCTTTAAAATAGGGCGCGTGCTGGGTGACAGCAGGGGTGTGGAAAGAGGAACCTAAAAAAAGATCACACACCTAAATGTAGCTTGTCATCTTCCACATCGAGTACTGCACGATTATATTTAAACTCCTTTTGTTGGAACATATCAAGTAAACTTAGTATTTACCATAACTGGTGACATCAGTTGTTTATTAATTTAACTCAATAACATGGTTCACTTCAGTTGTACA from Mus caroli chromosome 19, CAROLI_EIJ_v1.1, whole genome shotgun sequence encodes the following:
- the Prdx3 gene encoding thioredoxin-dependent peroxide reductase, mitochondrial, translating into MAAAAGRLLWSSVARHANAISRSISASTVLRPVASRRTCLTDILWSTSAQGKLAFSTSSSFHTPAVTQHAPYFKGTAVVNGEFKELSLDDFKGKYLVLFFYPLDFTFVCPTEIVAFSDKANEFHDVNCEVVAVSVDSHFSHLAWINTPRKNGGLGHMNITLLSDITKQISRDYGVLLESAGIALRGLFIIDPNGVVKHLSVNDLPVGRSVEETLRLVKAFQFVETHGEVCPANWTPESPTIKPSPTASKEYFEKVHQ